The following coding sequences lie in one Apium graveolens cultivar Ventura chromosome 3, ASM990537v1, whole genome shotgun sequence genomic window:
- the LOC141713302 gene encoding uncharacterized protein LOC141713302 isoform X2, whose amino-acid sequence MENGDASSSSSSSSAAAASSSYTYWVRKELKDAAPLPAPRKLTPQDHNSLSSSHLGSAWNRAGTWEEKDLNGWATHKIKELLGSTTLEFSGGRAEIVEVSKCSGDAFLVTVRNKKRVGYTYELTIIVKGEWVIGDEKKKVKGHLDVPEFTFGELDDLQIEVRLDAEKDLMPEDKTRIRKDLKMFLQPIQEKLFEFEQQLKDR is encoded by the exons ATGGAGAACGGAGAtgcatcatcatcatcatcatcatcatcagcagCAGCAGCATCCTCCTCGTATACATATTGGGTGAGGAAAGAATTGAAAGATGCTGCTCCTCTCCCTGCCCCCCGCAAGCTCACTCCTCAGGACCACAATtctctctcttcttctcatctcGGTTCTGCCTGGAATCGG GCTGGCACTTGGGAGGAGAAGGATCTCAATGGATGGGCTACTCACAAGATTAAG GAGTTGCTTGGCTCTACTACCTTGGAATTTTCTGGTGGTAGAGCAGAAATAGTGGAAGTATCAAAGTGTTCAGGCGAC GCATTTCTGGTGACTGTACGAAACAAGAAACGTGTTGGTTACACATACGAGTTAACAATCATAGTGAAAG GGGAGTGGGTTATTGGAGATGAGAAGAAGAAAGTCAAGGGCCACTTGGATGTACCAGAGTTCACTTTTGGTGAGCTGGATGACTTGCAG ATTGAAGTGAGACTTGATGCTGAGAAGGATCTCATGCCTGAAGATAAGACAAGGATAAGAAAGGATCTTAAGATGTTTTTGCAGCCTATACAGGAAAAATTGTTTGAATTTGAACAGCAACTTAAGGATAGGTAG
- the LOC141713302 gene encoding uncharacterized protein LOC141713302 isoform X1, with amino-acid sequence MENGDASSSSSSSSAAAASSSYTYWVRKELKDAAPLPAPRKLTPQDHNSLSSSHLGSAWNRAGTWEEKDLNGWATHKIKELLGSTTLEFSGGRAEIVEVSKCSGDAFLVTVRNKKRVGYTYELTIIVKGEWVIGDEKKKVKGHLDVPEFTFGELDDLQIEVRLDAEKDLMPEDKTRIRKDLKMFLQPIQEKLFEFEQQLKDREKMAPYGTR; translated from the exons ATGGAGAACGGAGAtgcatcatcatcatcatcatcatcatcagcagCAGCAGCATCCTCCTCGTATACATATTGGGTGAGGAAAGAATTGAAAGATGCTGCTCCTCTCCCTGCCCCCCGCAAGCTCACTCCTCAGGACCACAATtctctctcttcttctcatctcGGTTCTGCCTGGAATCGG GCTGGCACTTGGGAGGAGAAGGATCTCAATGGATGGGCTACTCACAAGATTAAG GAGTTGCTTGGCTCTACTACCTTGGAATTTTCTGGTGGTAGAGCAGAAATAGTGGAAGTATCAAAGTGTTCAGGCGAC GCATTTCTGGTGACTGTACGAAACAAGAAACGTGTTGGTTACACATACGAGTTAACAATCATAGTGAAAG GGGAGTGGGTTATTGGAGATGAGAAGAAGAAAGTCAAGGGCCACTTGGATGTACCAGAGTTCACTTTTGGTGAGCTGGATGACTTGCAG ATTGAAGTGAGACTTGATGCTGAGAAGGATCTCATGCCTGAAGATAAGACAAGGATAAGAAAGGATCTTAAGATGTTTTTGCAGCCTATACAGGAAAAATTGTTTGAATTTGAACAGCAACTTAAGGATAG GGAGAAAATGGCTCCATATGGAACACGGTGA
- the LOC141713302 gene encoding uncharacterized protein LOC141713302 isoform X3, with protein MENGDASSSSSSSSAAAASSSYTYWVRKELKDAAPLPAPRKLTPQDHNSLSSSHLGSAWNRAGTWEEKDLNGWATHKIKELLGSTTLEFSGGRAEIVEVSKCSGDAFLVTVRNKKRVGYTYELTIIVKGEWVIGDEKKKVKGHLDVPEFTFGELDDLQIEVRLDAEKDLMPEDKTRIRKDLKMFLQPIQEKLFEFEQQLKDS; from the exons ATGGAGAACGGAGAtgcatcatcatcatcatcatcatcatcagcagCAGCAGCATCCTCCTCGTATACATATTGGGTGAGGAAAGAATTGAAAGATGCTGCTCCTCTCCCTGCCCCCCGCAAGCTCACTCCTCAGGACCACAATtctctctcttcttctcatctcGGTTCTGCCTGGAATCGG GCTGGCACTTGGGAGGAGAAGGATCTCAATGGATGGGCTACTCACAAGATTAAG GAGTTGCTTGGCTCTACTACCTTGGAATTTTCTGGTGGTAGAGCAGAAATAGTGGAAGTATCAAAGTGTTCAGGCGAC GCATTTCTGGTGACTGTACGAAACAAGAAACGTGTTGGTTACACATACGAGTTAACAATCATAGTGAAAG GGGAGTGGGTTATTGGAGATGAGAAGAAGAAAGTCAAGGGCCACTTGGATGTACCAGAGTTCACTTTTGGTGAGCTGGATGACTTGCAG ATTGAAGTGAGACTTGATGCTGAGAAGGATCTCATGCCTGAAGATAAGACAAGGATAAGAAAGGATCTTAAGATGTTTTTGCAGCCTATACAGGAAAAATTGTTTGAATTTGAACAGCAACTTAAGGATAG TTGA